In Taeniopygia guttata chromosome 7, bTaeGut7.mat, whole genome shotgun sequence, a single window of DNA contains:
- the LOC101233427 gene encoding C-X-C chemokine receptor type 2, giving the protein MEPLSYSGDFSNLFSFYNYTYDYSTAMPDTAISSSPCRPENSALNKYLVVVIYCLVFILSVVGNGLVVLVVTSSHTSRSVTDVYLLNLAVADLLFALTLPLWAAYRAHEWVFGTVMCKAISVLQEANFYSGILLLACISVDRYLAIVYATRAATEKRHWVKFVCLGIWVFSILLSLPVLLFREAFRSPNNGTVCYERISGEDTAKWRVVLRILPQTFGFVLPLLVMLFCYGVTIHTLLQTKNAQKQRAMKVIFAVVLVFLICWLPYNITLVSDTLMRTRAIAETCERRNRIDTTLSVTQVLGFAHSCINPIIYAFIGQKFRNSFLKILAQRGLISKDAVARYGRASYASTSGNTSTTL; this is encoded by the coding sequence ATGGAGCCCTTGTCCTACAGTGGAGATTTCTCCAACCTCTTCTCCTTTTACAACTACACCTATGACTACAGCACAGCCATGCCTGACACTGCTATCTCATCCTCTCCGTGCCGGCCTGAAAACTCTGCCCTCAACAAGTACCTGGTGGTGGTGATCTACTGCCTCGTCTTCATCCTCAGTGTGGTGGGGAATgggctggtggtgctggtggtgaCCTCCAGCCACACCAGCCGCTCCGTCACCGACGTCTACCTGCTCAACCTGGCCGTGGCAGACCTGCTCTTCGCTTTGACCCTGCCGCTTTGGGCAGCCTACCGAGCCCACGAGTGGGTCTTTGGCACTGTGATGTGCAAAGCCATCTCCGTGCTGCAGGAAGCCAACTTCTACAGCGGCATCCTTCTGCTGGCCTGCATTAGTGTGGACCGCTACCTGGCCATTGTCTATGCCACACGGGCTGCCACTGAGAAGAGGCACTGGGTGAAGTTTGTCTGCTTGGGCATATGGGTCTTCTCCATACTGCTCTCCCTGCCCGTGCTGCTCTTCCGTGAGGCTTTCCGCTCTCCCAACAATGGCACCGTGTGCTATGAGCGCATCAGCGGCGAGGACACGGCCAAGTGGCGGGTAGTGCTGCGGATCCTGCCGCAGACATTCGGCTTTGTCTTGCCCCTCCTGGTGATGCTCTTCTGCTATGGTGTCACCATCCATACCCTCCTGCAGACCAAAAATGCTCAGAAGCAGCGGGCCATGAAGGTCATCTTTGCTGTGGTGCTGGTCTTCCTCATCTGCTGGCTGCCCTACAACATCACCCTGGTGAGCGACACCCTCATGAGGACGCGGGCCATTGCCGAGACCTGTGAGAGGAGGAACCGCATCGACACAACCCTCTCTGTCACGCAGGTCCTGGGCTTTGCCCACAGCTGCATCAACCCTATCATCTACGCCTTCATTGGTCAAAAGTTTCGCAACAGCTTCCTCAAGATCCTGGCGCAGCGTGGGCTGATCAGCAAGGATGCTGTTGCCCGCTATGGCCGCGCCTCCTATGCCTCCACCTCTGGCAATACATCCACCACCCTCTGA